Genomic DNA from Effusibacillus lacus:
GTCTCTCCCGTTTACTGCCTCGATGACTGCAAAACCTGCGTCACTGAGAATTTTTCTAAGCATCATGCGCATAAAAGCGGCATCGTCAACAATAAGCACTTTCTTGGCCATAGAGCACCCCTTCAATTCTCTTCTAAAATGAGAGCGATAAAAATTTGAGTATAGTTTTCAGTGCACTCGTTCCAAGTCCGACAACAGTCGGTCCAAGTTCGCCACAACCTGCTGCGACGCTTGTTCCAGTTCAACCAAACGTTTTTCTGCTTCTGCACGGTTGCCTGCGAGGATCAGCCGTTAAATTTCCGTCGCCAGCCGGTGAACCTGCTGGTGCGGTTCCTCGATGGTGCAACATTGTGGCCTCCCCCTTGATTACATGTTTAAGACAAAAAACGACCAATATCCATCAAGATATTGGCCGGTTGCGCTACTCGCTCCTAACTGTCCCAAGCGCCCAGATTCCAGACAGTTTTTCATCGCTTCCAGTTATTAAGTTATTCGTTGTAAAGGTTTCACTTAATTATTATGAGAGGAAAACATGTATTGTCAACTTCTTTTGAAAAAGTTAATTCATAATCTTCTTCCATTCATTATTTATATCAACTCCCCTAAACCCGCGGTAACTGCATCCGTACTTCTTTCCCCCTAATCCACTTGCTGTAAAGGTAGAAGATTTTGCTTCGAATGGATGACTCCCGCAAAAGTGACTTGGCGATTTGCCTGATCGAGGAATGCCGCTTCACTTTCCCATCTGACAAATACAGTCCCAATAACCCGTCCACAGCAATCGAATGAATCGGGGACAGGTCAAACATCAAACCCGCTTCTTGTCTGGACCGTTCCGCAATCCAATGCAGCCGCTTGCTTGCTTCCTCCTGACTTGAATAATAAGCGACGAAGTTCAAATCCCCGCCAATTTGGTCCTCTTCGTAATCTACCAGATAATCCAACAAAATATGAGTAGCCGCAATCCATGGAAAATAGGCCTGCTGTAAGCGAGAAATTGAATCTTTCGCTGCGGAGGCTTGTGCAGCAACTGAAAACAACGCAAATATCCCCAATGTCGACCCGGTCGCAGCGGCAAACTCATACCACCGCAATTCAGGGAAACGGGATTGATGAGCTTCCCACCATTGTATCAGCCTTTGCTCACGATCCTTTGGATGTACATGCTTATGCACTTGCAAGTCCCGATACAAACTTACCCACTCGAAAATCTGGCCTTCCACCAAATGATAATTGGGCAATTTCGAGATCTGTTTGCGGCAGGTGCGGACCAATTTTTCCAGATAGCCATCGTCTTCACAGGGTTCTCCCGAAAGTCTGCGCACCTGATAGTAATCATGCAAAGGAGTCATGAGCGAAACAGCATCCAGCATGGATTGATGCAAACAATGAAAATCCTCGGGGTCAAGAGACGTGCTGCGGTCACAAAGATTGTCCAAATAATCGCTTATGGTCTGGAACGCTGCGATCAATTGGATAAGGGATTCAGCGGCAGTTGTTGTGACCGCATAAATAGAACCTCCCTCACAATGAAAAGTCTTATTCCGAATACTTTCCAGCGCCTGGTGGCGCAACTCTGGATCAGGAATCCGGAGAGCCTGCTGCTTCCAGAAATCCAACTCTTTATGCACAACGGGCAATATCCGATTTTGAATTTGAAACAGAAACTTCCATGTGGAAAGCTTCACTCCAGCCCCTCCTGCACTCGTCCTTTTTCTGCAATAGTACCTCTAATGGCCTATGAATTCCAGGAAGAATATGTAACAATCCAGCAAAAATGATACACTGAGGGCATGTGTGAATTGACAAAACGTAAAGGAACGGTGAGTATGTCGACAGAAGGGACGAAAATTTAAAGAAAGGGAATTTTGTCCAGGTGTTGAACTACTTATAAAGGTGGTGTTATTGGATAAAAAGAATAATCCGAAACTGAAGGTGGTCTTTATGCATACTACAATTTCTTCAGGCATTGCAGGGTTAGACTACATTTTGGACGGCGGATTTCCCGAAAGTTCCTCGATTATTCTCGAAGGGGCACCTGGAACGGGAAAGACCACTCTGGGACTGCAATTCCTTTATCGGGGAGCTGTTTTCGACAATGAGCCCGGAATTTATATTACATTCGAAGAGTTGCCGGAACAACTGTATAAGGAAATGGCGGCATTCGGCTGGGATCTACGGCAATTGGAAAAAGACAACCGAATCCGGGTGATTTGCATCTCCCCCGAGGTGTTGTTGGAGCAGATGATGACGCCGGGCGGTTTGTTTGAGCAAATCGTGAATGAAATTCAATGCCGTCGTGTAGTGATAGACAGTATCAGTTTGTTTCAATACGGGAAGAACAATCAGGATTTGCACCGGAAAACGATATACAGTCTGCGCAACATTTTACGCAAATTTTCATTAACTTCCCTGTTGATCCGTGAACAAGACTCGATCGGTTCCGGTGAAGTGCCGTTTGAAAATTATGTGGCGGACGGGGTAATCCGCTTGTCACTGCAGGTTCATCTGGAGAAATACCGGAAGCGTACTTTGGAAGTATTAAAGATGCGGGGAAAAAAGATCCTGGAAGGTGAACACATCTACAAATTTACACAGGAAGGTATCCACTTGATCCCTGCCTTATCGATGGTTGAGGACAAGACATTAGCGAACGATCCCAATGTAATTGCAACCGGTTTTTCCGCATTGGACAAGGCGCTTTCAGGTGGGATTCGAGGGGGATCCGTATTTATCCTGGATACCAACAGCAAAGCGAATTATAAATATTTGCTAGCTTCGATTTACGCTAACAGGATCCTCGCAGGAGAAAGAACTGTTGCTCTGCTTGCAAGCTCAACAACAATTTCCGATCTTCAGCATTTGATCCAACTGTATGGAGTGTCATTGGAAGAAGAGGCCAAGCAACGGAAAGTGTTCTTTATTGAACATTACAGCCGTCCCGTTCCACCCGCATTTGAACCGGTAGTCGTAAATGTCAACGGGTTGGATAATGAAGAATATGTCCGGAAGCGGAGGGAAACTTTGGCTCCGATCATGGGAGACAGCATTGAGCGGGGGGAGAAATGGTTTGCGTATTACGATCTGAATACGATATTTTCAGAACGCGGAAAAGAATATGTAATGAATTTTTTTGCTGAAGAAGCGGCCCGAGCAAGAGCGTATGGGATCACCGTTTTAGTATTGTGCAATTTTGCCGAAATCGGGGAAGCAACGGCTTCTTTCCTGGAACGGACATGCAGCGGGGTCATTCGTACATGGGTCGACGGTAACTATCAATACCTTCAGGTAACCAAATCGCCGAACGGCAGGATGTCCGAACCTTTTGTAGTGGAAAGCATACCTGAAAAACCGTTTATCCGGTTAGTATAAGGAAGGGGAAAAATGATGGACAATAATCAAATGTTTCCCCTGCGGATAGAGTGCACATTGTTCTTTCAAGAAAACCCGTATACTTTTGAGACGGCAGGGGGTCTTGCGTTGCGTTTGGGAAGAAAGCGGGAGCATATCGAACCGGTTTTGCAGCATCTTGTATCCCTTTCGATATTGGAAAAGATCGGTGAGGGGGAACAGGCCATTTATCGCTACATCCAGCCGGAAATTACAAGCGAGTTAGATACATCATGGCAAAAAGTTTAGATCTCTTGCAAGAATTGCAGGATGCCTATGCCTCTCTATGCAATATGACGATTACGATGTTCGATTCGGAAGGAAACTGGGTAACACATTTTTCCGGGATCAATTCGCTGACAAAGTTAATTTTGGAATATCAAAAACCCTCGCTGCAGGAGCGGGTTCGTAAAGTGATCGACATCTTTTCACAGATCACGAAACCCATAATGTATGAACACTCATTTCCGGGAATCAAGTTTATTTTGGCTCCCGTCAGAATCGGAGAAAAAACGGAGTATTTCATTTGGGCCGGAGTTATTGTGGAAGAACAAACCCGTGAATTGCTTCGAGAGTACTTTGATACCCACATGGAAGATCCTTCGCAGTGGATAAAAGCTCTTGCGACCGTGTCCGATACGACCGAAGAGGTGAAACAAGAGCTTCTGGACTCAATCGGAAACCTCGCCAAGATTGTGTCTGATTTCACGGCTCGTGACCGTATGGAAGCAGAACAGAAGCAAAAGTTTGACATCCTGCAAGAAGTGTCGGATCTTGTTGGGTCACCTGATTTGACTGTGCCCACGATTCTGGAGAGATTTCTGAAGGCAGCCCGGGGAATCGATTTTCTCGGAGCGGCGGAAAAAACAGACGAAGAATCTTTTTCTGTTACCCATATTCTCAGTACAACCGGCGGCCACCTGGCAGGAACCGCCTTTTCAACGGGCGAGGGCTTTCTGGGACAGGTGTCCGCCACGGGAACATTCGGATTCTGGGAAAATATTTCGCGGGATCCCAGAACTCTTTTTTTTACTCAAAAAAATCTTCATCCTCACAGCTTGTTCTGTTATCCGGTTCTCGAGCGGGAGGAAGTTATAGCGCTGTTGTTTGGAGGAAGTTTTTCCGACAACCGCTTAAAACAGGATGATATCGATCTCGGACGCATCATTGCACGGTTGCTGGCGATTCACAAGACTCAAGTATCATTGCAGCAGCGCATGAACGCTCAAATGCTGCGCCTGTCGGTATTGTTGGAAATCTGTCAGGTACTGAATGTGGTTCAAGACCTGAAAAGAATTCTTCTGATCCTTGTCGATATGAGCCTGAATCTGGTACAGGGACCGTTTTCATGCGTTTTGTTAAGAGAACGGGATGCAGATGGAACAACCAGGATTGTGTCGAGGGGATTGACAGCTGAACAGATTGACCAGTATCGCAAAGATTTGACGGAAAGATATTTTGCGACACAAAGCACGGACAATCCTCAATCCTGGGAAGCGGCTGTGCACGAAACCGGCTGGGGCACTCCGGTTGCTGAATGCCCGATTGTTTATGAAGGACAGATCCAGGGAATCTTAAGTGTCGGACTTGGCAGTAAAAAAGAAATGGCCGAATATCAAACCCTTCTGTCCGGTCTGTCCGTTATGGGAGGAGTTGCGATCCAGCATTTGCAGGACAGGAAGAACATGGACCAGATGGATCAACTTGTCGGCATCCTGCACCGGTCGATGGAACAGTGGGACTATGAAGCCTATAAATTGACGGCCGATGCAAAAGAGTTAGCCGTTTCGTTTGCAAAGTACTTTGGACTTTCCGTCGCGGAAATACGTAATCTGGCGCATGCTTGTTTACTATCCCGTTATGATTTTGATTTTCTGAAGGAAACCCTGCCGAGTCCTGAACTCCTCGCGATTTTGAAAGAGTATGAGGAATTGGTAAAAGAACCGGAAAAAGTGACAGCAGGCAGCACTTTCTACGGAAGCGTCTCCCAGATCGTCGCTCTCGTATTGACCTATTTGCTGCATAAGGAGTCAACGGAGATTCTGAGCGAATTGGTCTCCGTCAGTACTGTAATTCGCGAAAACTTTATTGTTTTTTTGGACACCCGAGAAGTGGCCAATCGTCAAATTTCCATTGACAAGCAGATATCGGAATGGCCGCTTACCTCACGTGAACAACAAGTAATGCATCTGGTTATTAAAGGGTTAAGCAATCGGGAAATCGCCGCAAAACTCTTCATCAGCGAACATACGGTCAAGAATCATATGTCCAATATTTTTCAGAAACTGGGAGTGTCTGATCGCACCCAATTAATTGCCAAGGCATACCGGAGCGGATATGCCCAGACACCGGATTCAAATATGTAACCTCTCTTCTGATCGAGCAGGAGGGAGGTTTCTTTTTTGTGCTGGGTTATAGTACTGGATTCCTATCCGGGTTCCTAACCAACGGAGACGAAAAATAGGAAGAGTCAGGGATAAAATTTTCATCCCCCATTCATCAGAATAGGTGAAGTGAGACATCATGAGAAGGCAAGAATGTGTTGAACGGGGGAAAACTGGAAATGCAATTTGATTTTTTTGATATTCCTGGGTCAATTATGCATTTTGCGATAAACGATCCATCGGCTTTCATCCTGGGGCGGCTAAAAGAACACCATTCCTATACTTACTTTCATTCACTTCGGGTAGCGCACTATAGTCTGGAACTTGCCAAAATGATGGGATTGTATAGACTTGAACAACAGGTACTGGTGAGGTCTGCATTGCTTCACGATGTGGGAAAACTGTTTGTAGCAAGAGAAATTCTTGATAAGAAAGAGCGGCTAAATGAAGAAGAATTGCGCATTCTACGACTGCACCCGCAATTCGGTTTTGAAATTGTACAAGAAATGGTCAACCCTGGCTTGGTCGATTTGGATGTCCTTCTTTATCATCATGAAAATCTTGACGGGACGGGTTATCCTTTTGGGTTGACCGGGAAATTTTTATCCCTTCCTGTCCGAATTGTGCGTCTGGCCGACAGCTTTGACGCCATGACAACCGTTCGCGCCTACAATCAGCCGAAAAGCTTGGAGCAAGCCATGAATGAGCTTGTTCGATGGAGCGGTGAGCATTTTGATCTGGAAGTGGTGAAAATTTTTGAACAATATATATATTACAGGAGTATGTGAGTTACAATGATCAATCCATTATTAAGTCAGGAGATCGATTCTCTTAGTATCCAGTACAATAAATTTCTACAAGCAGGGATATTTAGAAACAGCCGGTCCTTCTTAACGCAGGAATAACCGGCTGTTTTCTGTTTGAAGTAGTTACATTGAAAATTCCATTGAACATCGTGTAATTTAATCTCTAGAAACCATAATAAACAAACCGGAAATTGGGCAGATTGTACATTATTCGGGGAAGAATGAAAAGTTAGAAAGGCTATGTGGTGATTATCAAGTGAGGGTGCTTAGGGGTTATACATGTCGTACAAGACGGGTTGTTCGACATATTATTTCAAAAAACGACCAGAACCGACAAATAATTTTTCAACTTTTATTATACCTCAAAACATTACGATTGAATACGATTTTTATAATCTTGTCGTATTTAATTTCTAAAAGATATCCTTTAAGCAGTCTTCCACAAAATCGGGGGCCGCTTTTTTCATTTGTTCCACCGTATGCAGATAACGTTGGGTAGTTGTGATTTCTGAATGTCCAAGATTCTCTTGAACCTGTTGCAATGAAGCTCCATGAAGCAAGGCTAGTGTAGCGTTAGTATGCCGCAGCCAATGAGGAGTCACTTTTTTCTCCAGGTGGCTTTGTTCACGAGCTTTCTGAATAATTCGCTCGACTTGCCTTACGGAAATAGGGAAAAGTCGTTGATATGGATCTCGGTCTTTTCCTTGTTCTTGAGAGTTGACCGATAGTATACAGATTAAGTTCCACAATGTTTGAGGTACTTTGACTTCACGCTGTTTTCGTCCCTTGCCCTCCATCACCGTTAACCATACAGAAGTTTCCGCCGGATCGGTATGAAAATGTCCCCATTGAATAGACACCAACTCGGATACTCTTAATCCCAATAAAACAAGAGTTAGACCAATTAGGTAATCGCGTTGTCCTTGTTTTTTTAATTGATTCAATAGATGTGCAAGTTCTCGTTTGGTCAGATAGTGATTTTTGCTATTTATTGGCACTTTGGGAGTGTCTACAGAGGCGGTAGGATTGTGAGTAAAAATTCCAATATTTGGGTGGTTTCCCCATTTGTAAAGTGACCGTAATGGATCGATCAGACTGGCTACTGTTGCAGGAGCCAAAGACTTACGACTATTGCTGCAAAAACCTTGTTCCAAGGAAATTTTATACACCTGAATTTCACGCCATGTTACTTCCCGTAAAGGTTTGTAAGAAATGAACCGGCGAAATTGATCAATAGCTCGACTGTAATTTCGGCGAGTGTACTGGGAGCGATTAAATGTCGTCAAAAATATCTGGATGATTTGCTCATCCGAATATTCTCTTGGATACTCATTATAATTGGAGACCGGAAGCGACATGAGCCCTTGCTGTATCATCAATTCTTTTTCCTCCTTCTGAATGTCGAACAACCCGTCTTGTACGAACTCCATTTTACTCATCTTTCTTGACTAGTTAAATATGGAAACGAAGTAAAACGATCACCGAGCAAGTGATCGCAAAACAAGAGAGGAAATTAACGTGGATGATCAGGAAAATCTCAAACAACTGAAAAAGCGGATAGAAGCGACGCGCAGTCAACTTCATGTTGCTTTTCAAAACAAAAGGGCATTTTCTGATCCGGATGTGTATCGTCTAAGCCTGCATCTCGATGATCTGATTGTGGAGTACCAAATCCGTATCCGATCAGCTTATAGTCAGATGAAAACATTGAGGTGAGGCAATGAATAAAAACTCATTGAAAAATATTGAATTGTACCCTCTCTATCAACGGATTGTACGATTAACGGACCCTGCAACTGATTTTGCATATGAAGCTACAATTAGAGGAAGAAGAGCTAACGGAAAGGATCTTCCACCTTCCGTATTATTTCAACAACCTGAACAAAAACAGATGTTGTTAGATTACATAGCCCGGCATATCGCTGTTCGAGAGGCGGTTTC
This window encodes:
- a CDS encoding tetraprenyl-beta-curcumene synthase family protein, translated to MKLSTWKFLFQIQNRILPVVHKELDFWKQQALRIPDPELRHQALESIRNKTFHCEGGSIYAVTTTAAESLIQLIAAFQTISDYLDNLCDRSTSLDPEDFHCLHQSMLDAVSLMTPLHDYYQVRRLSGEPCEDDGYLEKLVRTCRKQISKLPNYHLVEGQIFEWVSLYRDLQVHKHVHPKDREQRLIQWWEAHQSRFPELRWYEFAAATGSTLGIFALFSVAAQASAAKDSISRLQQAYFPWIAATHILLDYLVDYEEDQIGGDLNFVAYYSSQEEASKRLHWIAERSRQEAGLMFDLSPIHSIAVDGLLGLYLSDGKVKRHSSIRQIAKSLLRESSIRSKIFYLYSKWIRGKEVRMQLPRV
- a CDS encoding RAD55 family ATPase, giving the protein MHTTISSGIAGLDYILDGGFPESSSIILEGAPGTGKTTLGLQFLYRGAVFDNEPGIYITFEELPEQLYKEMAAFGWDLRQLEKDNRIRVICISPEVLLEQMMTPGGLFEQIVNEIQCRRVVIDSISLFQYGKNNQDLHRKTIYSLRNILRKFSLTSLLIREQDSIGSGEVPFENYVADGVIRLSLQVHLEKYRKRTLEVLKMRGKKILEGEHIYKFTQEGIHLIPALSMVEDKTLANDPNVIATGFSALDKALSGGIRGGSVFILDTNSKANYKYLLASIYANRILAGERTVALLASSTTISDLQHLIQLYGVSLEEEAKQRKVFFIEHYSRPVPPAFEPVVVNVNGLDNEEYVRKRRETLAPIMGDSIERGEKWFAYYDLNTIFSERGKEYVMNFFAEEAARARAYGITVLVLCNFAEIGEATASFLERTCSGVIRTWVDGNYQYLQVTKSPNGRMSEPFVVESIPEKPFIRLV
- a CDS encoding LuxR C-terminal-related transcriptional regulator, with translation MAKSLDLLQELQDAYASLCNMTITMFDSEGNWVTHFSGINSLTKLILEYQKPSLQERVRKVIDIFSQITKPIMYEHSFPGIKFILAPVRIGEKTEYFIWAGVIVEEQTRELLREYFDTHMEDPSQWIKALATVSDTTEEVKQELLDSIGNLAKIVSDFTARDRMEAEQKQKFDILQEVSDLVGSPDLTVPTILERFLKAARGIDFLGAAEKTDEESFSVTHILSTTGGHLAGTAFSTGEGFLGQVSATGTFGFWENISRDPRTLFFTQKNLHPHSLFCYPVLEREEVIALLFGGSFSDNRLKQDDIDLGRIIARLLAIHKTQVSLQQRMNAQMLRLSVLLEICQVLNVVQDLKRILLILVDMSLNLVQGPFSCVLLRERDADGTTRIVSRGLTAEQIDQYRKDLTERYFATQSTDNPQSWEAAVHETGWGTPVAECPIVYEGQIQGILSVGLGSKKEMAEYQTLLSGLSVMGGVAIQHLQDRKNMDQMDQLVGILHRSMEQWDYEAYKLTADAKELAVSFAKYFGLSVAEIRNLAHACLLSRYDFDFLKETLPSPELLAILKEYEELVKEPEKVTAGSTFYGSVSQIVALVLTYLLHKESTEILSELVSVSTVIRENFIVFLDTREVANRQISIDKQISEWPLTSREQQVMHLVIKGLSNREIAAKLFISEHTVKNHMSNIFQKLGVSDRTQLIAKAYRSGYAQTPDSNM
- a CDS encoding HD-GYP domain-containing protein — its product is MLNGGKLEMQFDFFDIPGSIMHFAINDPSAFILGRLKEHHSYTYFHSLRVAHYSLELAKMMGLYRLEQQVLVRSALLHDVGKLFVAREILDKKERLNEEELRILRLHPQFGFEIVQEMVNPGLVDLDVLLYHHENLDGTGYPFGLTGKFLSLPVRIVRLADSFDAMTTVRAYNQPKSLEQAMNELVRWSGEHFDLEVVKIFEQYIYYRSM
- a CDS encoding tyrosine-type recombinase/integrase, whose protein sequence is MIQQGLMSLPVSNYNEYPREYSDEQIIQIFLTTFNRSQYTRRNYSRAIDQFRRFISYKPLREVTWREIQVYKISLEQGFCSNSRKSLAPATVASLIDPLRSLYKWGNHPNIGIFTHNPTASVDTPKVPINSKNHYLTKRELAHLLNQLKKQGQRDYLIGLTLVLLGLRVSELVSIQWGHFHTDPAETSVWLTVMEGKGRKQREVKVPQTLWNLICILSVNSQEQGKDRDPYQRLFPISVRQVERIIQKAREQSHLEKKVTPHWLRHTNATLALLHGASLQQVQENLGHSEITTTQRYLHTVEQMKKAAPDFVEDCLKDIF
- a CDS encoding aspartyl-phosphate phosphatase Spo0E family protein — protein: MDDQENLKQLKKRIEATRSQLHVAFQNKRAFSDPDVYRLSLHLDDLIVEYQIRIRSAYSQMKTLR